The following proteins come from a genomic window of Pirellula staleyi DSM 6068:
- a CDS encoding DUF6798 domain-containing protein, whose translation MIQASLANHNSTEKKESSRWLVIVEVLFIFCLFFLFAGNAPPSEGESHYLAKAKHYWNPSWCAGDLFLESADAHYAFYWVFGWVTKFFSLDSSTWILRIVLWGLLAISWQRLSSSIIARPLWSIFTAALFLVALQTAPMAGEWVVGGVEGKVAAYAALFMAIAAAIEGRWNRAWIWIGVASAFHVLVGGWGGVILGGAWCFTPENRVSLRSMLPGLAAGLGVALVGLLPAIWLTLGTPAEITEEANRIYVFERLPHHLVIHAFKRDPFIQFVVCLVLGAWLAWTLRADRRLRLLWLVVTGALVIAVAGLVIDQLLWSHPALAAKLLKYYWYRMSDSMLSVGLAMAVAVKIISLESTRPKLAQGLLGGLVLVCTLLMIDHRQKRVAMPLPPSIVQSKPTPDTRSISFRQRWGLAPRKTMTLANYDSITYDEHYYHWVKVCEWIDQNTPAESRFLVPRSQQTFKWYAQRSDVANWKDIPQDAASIVKWQKTIDAIYPPISRRADLLYWNDRSLERLGKEFNAQYIVVDRTRSQRVVKFKRIYPRLLNESAVFEVYELPPAPRSKSAP comes from the coding sequence ATGATTCAAGCATCGCTCGCCAACCACAACTCGACCGAAAAAAAAGAATCTTCGCGATGGCTGGTGATCGTCGAAGTGCTGTTCATTTTTTGCCTCTTCTTTTTGTTTGCTGGCAACGCTCCGCCGAGTGAAGGGGAGTCGCATTATCTGGCCAAAGCCAAGCACTACTGGAATCCCAGCTGGTGCGCCGGGGATCTGTTTTTGGAATCCGCCGACGCGCACTACGCGTTCTACTGGGTGTTTGGCTGGGTCACCAAGTTCTTCTCGCTCGACAGCAGCACTTGGATCTTACGCATCGTGCTGTGGGGACTGCTGGCAATCAGCTGGCAGCGACTGAGTTCGTCGATCATCGCGCGGCCACTTTGGTCGATCTTCACTGCAGCACTATTTCTGGTGGCCCTGCAAACAGCCCCCATGGCTGGCGAATGGGTGGTAGGTGGTGTCGAGGGAAAAGTGGCTGCCTATGCGGCCCTTTTCATGGCGATCGCTGCGGCCATCGAGGGACGCTGGAATCGGGCCTGGATCTGGATTGGCGTGGCGAGTGCCTTTCACGTACTTGTCGGCGGCTGGGGCGGGGTGATCCTCGGTGGCGCTTGGTGTTTTACCCCCGAAAATCGCGTTTCCCTTCGTTCGATGCTACCGGGGTTGGCCGCAGGTCTTGGCGTAGCGCTCGTCGGACTACTCCCGGCGATTTGGCTCACGCTGGGAACCCCCGCAGAGATCACTGAAGAAGCCAATCGCATCTACGTGTTCGAGCGATTGCCCCATCACTTGGTGATCCACGCCTTCAAACGCGACCCCTTCATTCAATTTGTGGTGTGTCTGGTGCTGGGCGCTTGGCTTGCTTGGACGCTGCGTGCTGATCGTCGGCTCCGCTTGCTTTGGCTCGTAGTGACTGGCGCGCTCGTGATTGCCGTAGCGGGGCTTGTGATCGATCAGCTTCTTTGGTCGCACCCAGCGCTGGCAGCAAAGCTACTCAAGTATTACTGGTACCGCATGAGCGATTCGATGCTTTCGGTCGGACTGGCGATGGCAGTGGCGGTGAAGATTATTTCGCTGGAATCGACGCGGCCCAAGCTGGCGCAAGGCCTCCTCGGAGGACTGGTGCTCGTTTGCACGCTGCTGATGATCGACCATCGCCAAAAGCGTGTTGCGATGCCTCTTCCGCCGTCGATTGTGCAGTCGAAGCCTACTCCCGATACCCGGTCGATATCGTTTCGGCAGCGTTGGGGCTTGGCTCCACGCAAAACGATGACACTCGCAAACTACGATTCCATCACGTACGACGAGCACTACTATCACTGGGTGAAAGTGTGCGAGTGGATCGATCAGAATACCCCTGCGGAGAGTCGCTTTCTGGTTCCTCGCTCGCAGCAAACATTCAAGTGGTATGCCCAGCGGAGCGACGTTGCGAACTGGAAAGATATTCCGCAAGATGCGGCGTCGATTGTGAAGTGGCAAAAAACGATCGATGCAATCTACCCGCCGATTTCACGCCGCGCGGACTTGCTTTACTGGAACGATCGCTCGCTCGAGCGTCTCGGAAAAGAGTTTAACGCGCAGTACATCGTGGTCGATCGCACACGCTCCCAGCGCGTGGTGAAGTTCAAACGGATCTACCCCCGCTTGCTCAACGAAAGTGCCGTGTTCGAGGTCTATGAACTGCCTCCTGCGCCGCGCAGCAAGAGTGCGCCATGA
- a CDS encoding CoA pyrophosphatase, protein MKHLQQLNPEQLRSRLAERLSLAKPGRLAQRAMAPALAYGRHHGPATATARESAVLAALVPTAEGWRIPVVTRAASLRAHAGQVSLPGGSLEPGESPSEAALREFAEEMGPELPFATIAGELSSIFVFVSGFVIRPIVAVADSPLQFQPSAAEVDRILLVPPESLESPQFRGMHLVQRRGLQFSAPCYLVEEQKIWGATCMILAELAAALDDIARP, encoded by the coding sequence ATGAAGCATCTCCAGCAGCTTAATCCGGAGCAACTCCGGTCGCGCCTTGCCGAGCGTCTGTCGCTCGCCAAACCGGGCCGCTTGGCCCAGCGCGCGATGGCTCCAGCGCTCGCTTATGGTCGTCATCACGGACCAGCCACCGCCACGGCCCGCGAGTCGGCTGTGCTGGCGGCACTGGTGCCAACCGCAGAGGGGTGGCGCATTCCGGTCGTCACCCGCGCAGCAAGTTTGCGAGCCCACGCCGGTCAGGTGAGCTTGCCAGGAGGGAGCCTCGAACCGGGAGAATCCCCCAGCGAAGCGGCGCTACGCGAGTTTGCCGAAGAGATGGGACCCGAATTGCCGTTCGCCACGATCGCTGGCGAACTTTCGAGCATCTTTGTGTTTGTCAGCGGCTTTGTCATTCGCCCCATCGTCGCTGTCGCCGATTCGCCGCTGCAGTTTCAGCCGAGCGCGGCGGAAGTCGATCGCATCTTGCTCGTCCCCCCCGAATCGCTCGAATCGCCCCAATTTCGTGGCATGCATTTGGTTCAGCGCCGCGGATTGCAGTTTTCCGCTCCCTGCTATCTGGTTGAAGAGCAAAAAATTTGGGGGGCAACTTGCATGATTCTGGCCGAACTAGCAGCCGCGCTCGACGACATAGCCCGGCCGTAG